The proteins below come from a single Fusobacteriaceae bacterium genomic window:
- a CDS encoding rRNA pseudouridine synthase — MGEKTRLNKYLAALGIASRREIDRLAEAGGITVNGLKATPGILVGSDDAILVKDVAVDHGPHRKVYYMLNKPPFVISSAADLRGRTIVTDLAPKEERIFPVGRLDYETTGLLLLTNDGALSQKLLHPKNEIYKEYIARIPGRLTRDDIFLLEQGMVLDDGMTLPARVRVLLEDEGTSLVSVSIREGRKRQVRRMFRQLKKPLMSLKRERIGELSLGDLPEGACRPLTQEEVNYLYSL; from the coding sequence ATGGGGGAGAAGACAAGGCTCAACAAATACCTGGCGGCCCTCGGGATCGCTTCCCGGCGGGAGATCGACCGGCTCGCGGAAGCGGGCGGAATTACCGTAAACGGCCTCAAAGCTACGCCCGGGATCCTTGTGGGGAGCGACGACGCGATTCTTGTAAAGGACGTCGCCGTGGACCACGGACCCCACCGGAAAGTCTACTATATGTTGAACAAACCGCCCTTTGTGATCTCCAGCGCGGCGGACCTGCGGGGACGAACCATCGTCACGGATCTCGCGCCCAAGGAAGAGCGGATCTTCCCGGTGGGGCGGCTCGACTACGAGACGACAGGCTTGCTGCTTTTGACCAATGACGGCGCCCTCTCCCAGAAACTGCTGCACCCGAAAAACGAAATTTACAAGGAATATATCGCCCGTATTCCCGGTCGCCTGACCCGGGACGATATTTTTTTATTAGAGCAGGGAATGGTTTTGGATGACGGCATGACGCTACCCGCGAGGGTGCGGGTTCTCTTGGAGGACGAAGGGACGAGCCTTGTGTCGGTATCGATCCGGGAAGGCCGGAAACGGCAGGTGCGGCGAATGTTCCGGCAGCTGAAAAAACCGCTCATGTCTCTCAAACGGGAACGGATCGGCGAGCTTTCGCTGGGGGATTTGCCCGAAGGCGCTTGCCGGCCGTTGACTCAGGAGGAAGTTAACTATCTGTATTCTCTATAA
- a CDS encoding Maf family protein, giving the protein MILASKSPRRKEILERLGFHLRIIVPETEENSERSDISGAILDIAAQKTLTAAKIHRDSYVVGADTVVILDGEVIGKPRDAKDAARTLAKLSGREHKVLTGFSFRHWEKNLHISDFAVTSVRFRELGKALIRWYVESGEPLDKAGSYGIQGRGAVLVEEIRGDYLNVVGFPLALFAQRLAEAGITPDQYPLL; this is encoded by the coding sequence ATGATTTTGGCTTCAAAATCGCCCAGAAGAAAGGAAATTCTCGAGCGTCTGGGCTTTCATCTGAGGATCATTGTCCCCGAAACCGAAGAAAACAGCGAAAGGAGCGATATCTCCGGCGCCATCCTCGATATCGCGGCGCAAAAGACGCTGACGGCGGCGAAAATTCACCGGGACAGCTATGTGGTGGGGGCCGATACCGTCGTGATCCTGGACGGCGAAGTCATCGGAAAACCCCGCGACGCAAAAGACGCCGCCAGGACGCTGGCGAAGCTTTCGGGACGTGAGCACAAGGTCTTGACGGGCTTTTCGTTCCGGCACTGGGAGAAAAACCTCCATATCAGCGATTTCGCGGTCACAAGCGTTCGCTTCCGGGAACTGGGCAAAGCCCTGATCCGCTGGTATGTGGAAAGCGGGGAACCGCTGGATAAAGCCGGATCCTACGGGATCCAGGGCAGAGGAGCGGTCCTCGTGGAGGAAATCCGCGGCGACTACCTCAACGTGGTGGGCTTCCCGCTGGCGCTCTTTGCGCAAAGACTGGCCGAAGCGGGGATCACGCCTGATCAATATCCGCTTTTGTAG
- the gatC gene encoding Asp-tRNA(Asn)/Glu-tRNA(Gln) amidotransferase subunit GatC — protein MALTKEEVLKVAKLARLTFPEERIEKFREELNGILDYIDMLNEVDTEGVEALVNVSDEVNNLREDEVRPSVSAAEALMNAPVSAEGTVVVPKVVGE, from the coding sequence ATGGCTTTAACGAAAGAGGAAGTGTTGAAGGTGGCCAAACTGGCCAGACTGACATTTCCGGAGGAGCGAATCGAGAAATTCCGGGAGGAACTGAACGGCATCCTCGATTATATTGACATGCTGAATGAAGTGGATACCGAGGGGGTCGAAGCCCTCGTCAACGTCAGCGACGAAGTCAACAACCTGCGTGAGGATGAGGTCCGGCCGTCGGTATCGGCGGCGGAGGCGTTGATGAACGCGCCCGTATCGGCCGAGGGGACCGTGGTCGTCCCCAAGGTGGTGGGCGAATGA
- a CDS encoding rod shape-determining protein, with protein MKKFVGRLFGVLSEDMGIDLGTSNTLICVKNKGIILTEPSVVTINSKTKDIVEIGEKAKQQMGRLPIGFETKKPLQNGVISEYEITEKMLRLFLKRVKRGSFSSPRIVLCVPAGVTPVEKRAVTEVAIEAGAREAYLVEEPMAAGIGIGLDIFEPEGHMIVDIGGGTAEIAVLALGGIVEKSSFRVAGDKFDAAIVDYIRSKDNLLIGIKSAEEIKKQIGAVVEQDEKDDVYVEISGKNIMTGLPKNIPVYSSEIVEALGEIVQQIVEEIKVILERTPPELASDIKKKGIYVTGGGALLKGIDKKISDSLEIKVTIPDDPLDAVINGIHTILKDFGKYKRVLVSPETDY; from the coding sequence ATGAAAAAATTTGTCGGGAGACTGTTCGGGGTATTGTCCGAAGATATGGGGATTGATCTGGGAACCTCGAATACGCTGATTTGCGTAAAAAACAAAGGGATCATCCTGACGGAGCCCTCGGTCGTGACCATCAATTCCAAGACAAAAGATATTGTGGAGATCGGGGAAAAGGCCAAGCAGCAGATGGGTCGGCTCCCGATCGGTTTTGAGACGAAAAAGCCCCTGCAAAACGGGGTGATTTCCGAATATGAGATCACGGAAAAGATGCTGAGGCTCTTTTTGAAGCGCGTAAAACGGGGCAGTTTTTCAAGCCCCCGGATTGTCCTCTGCGTGCCCGCGGGCGTGACCCCCGTGGAAAAAAGGGCCGTGACCGAAGTCGCCATTGAGGCCGGGGCCCGGGAGGCCTACCTCGTCGAGGAGCCCATGGCGGCGGGGATCGGCATCGGTCTTGACATCTTTGAACCCGAGGGGCATATGATCGTCGACATCGGCGGCGGGACCGCTGAGATCGCGGTGCTGGCTCTCGGCGGCATCGTGGAAAAATCCTCTTTCCGGGTGGCCGGCGACAAATTTGACGCGGCCATTGTCGATTATATCCGCTCCAAGGACAATCTCCTGATCGGGATCAAGAGCGCCGAAGAGATCAAAAAGCAGATCGGCGCGGTCGTCGAGCAGGACGAGAAGGACGACGTCTATGTGGAAATCAGCGGAAAGAATATTATGACAGGCCTTCCGAAAAATATCCCGGTCTATTCCTCCGAGATCGTCGAGGCCCTCGGCGAAATCGTCCAGCAGATCGTCGAGGAGATCAAGGTCATTCTCGAACGCACGCCCCCGGAACTGGCATCGGACATCAAGAAAAAGGGCATTTACGTTACCGGCGGCGGGGCGCTCCTGAAGGGCATCGACAAAAAGATCTCCGACAGCCTTGAAATCAAAGTCACGATCCCCGATGACCCCCTGGACGCCGTGATCAACGGGATCCACACGATACTCAAAGATTTCGGCAAATACAAGCGCGTGCTGGTTTCTCCGGAAACCGATTATTGA